In the Armatimonadota bacterium genome, one interval contains:
- a CDS encoding HAD hydrolase-like protein: MSRPVVAFDYDGTLVDAYEIKRHSYWRAVAETLGLDESARPVVDASYARTSGAHRLQQLADTAKALGVEVGPEQEEAFSRRYSAYNDAAKDRMVEFPSVRRVLGALRRRFDLVLISGLPHDLLIADATARGLAGFFSLIEGGDKDRTLRRL, from the coding sequence GTGAGCAGGCCCGTCGTCGCCTTCGATTACGACGGCACCCTGGTGGACGCCTACGAGATCAAGCGCCACTCCTACTGGCGCGCCGTGGCCGAGACGCTGGGGCTGGACGAATCGGCCCGTCCCGTTGTCGACGCCTCCTATGCCCGGACCAGCGGCGCGCACCGTCTGCAGCAGCTCGCCGATACGGCCAAAGCGCTGGGCGTGGAGGTCGGCCCGGAGCAGGAGGAAGCCTTCTCCCGTCGCTACTCCGCCTACAACGACGCGGCCAAAGACCGGATGGTCGAGTTCCCCTCCGTCCGGCGCGTGCTCGGCGCGCTGCGGCGCCGGTTCGACCTGGTGCTGATCAGCGGTCTGCCCCACGACCTGCTCATCGCGGACGCGACGGCCCGCGGGCTGGCCGGCTTCTTCAGCCTGATCGAAGGCGGCGACAAGGACCGGACCTTGCGGCGGCT
- a CDS encoding nitroreductase/quinone reductase family protein, with the protein MSSRALRQALRRRKEISITVRGRRTGRRITLPVWFVLDDGTMWLLPVTGTRSQWFRNVQADPTIVVRAGDRRATVTGEPITGRAGVRPVVERFRKKYGRGDVSRYYTRFDAAVRVPL; encoded by the coding sequence ATGTCCTCCCGGGCTCTGCGGCAGGCGCTCCGCCGGCGGAAGGAGATCTCGATCACGGTGCGGGGCCGGCGCACCGGTCGGAGGATCACCCTTCCCGTCTGGTTCGTCCTGGACGACGGCACGATGTGGCTGTTGCCGGTGACCGGGACGCGCTCCCAGTGGTTCCGCAACGTCCAGGCCGATCCCACGATCGTCGTCCGTGCCGGCGACCGGCGGGCCACCGTCACCGGAGAGCCGATCACCGGGCGCGCCGGGGTGCGTCCCGTCGTGGAGCGCTTCCGCAAGAAGTACGGCCGCGGTGACGTCTCGCGCTACTACACGCGCTTCGACGCCGCGGTGCGCGTCCCGCTCTGA
- a CDS encoding ZIP family metal transporter, whose protein sequence is MLNLGLVTFFSALATAVATGIGGVPFLFTKGLPDRFLGLAWGFSGGMMLSASVFNLVFEGVNRDGYTPVAAGIALGAFLFWLTERRFGHTSFDFYHLHGAPARRVVLFIGTLTIHSFSEGIAVGVAFGSGEVALAALVTVAIAIHNIPEGLAASLPLRSQGFSGWACVWWSIFTSLPQPLMAVPAALAVAFFEPLVPLGLGFAAGAMGFLVFSEIIPEAEKHSGHGNGAAAVVAGFLVMMLMQNVLQ, encoded by the coding sequence GTGCTGAATCTCGGCCTCGTCACTTTCTTCTCCGCCCTGGCCACGGCCGTCGCCACCGGGATCGGCGGGGTTCCCTTCCTGTTCACCAAAGGTCTGCCGGACCGGTTCCTCGGCCTGGCCTGGGGCTTCAGCGGCGGGATGATGCTCTCCGCCTCCGTCTTCAACCTCGTCTTCGAGGGCGTCAATCGCGACGGCTACACGCCCGTGGCGGCAGGAATCGCGCTGGGGGCCTTCCTCTTCTGGCTCACCGAGCGCCGGTTCGGCCACACCTCCTTCGATTTCTACCACCTGCACGGTGCTCCGGCCCGTCGGGTCGTCCTCTTCATCGGGACGCTGACCATCCACAGCTTCTCCGAAGGCATCGCCGTCGGCGTGGCCTTCGGCTCCGGAGAGGTCGCCCTGGCCGCCCTGGTCACCGTGGCCATCGCCATCCACAACATCCCCGAGGGCCTGGCGGCCTCGCTGCCGCTGCGCAGCCAGGGATTCTCCGGATGGGCCTGCGTCTGGTGGTCGATCTTCACCAGCCTGCCCCAGCCGCTCATGGCCGTGCCCGCCGCGCTGGCCGTGGCGTTCTTCGAGCCGCTGGTCCCCCTGGGATTGGGGTTTGCCGCCGGCGCCATGGGGTTTCTCGTTTTCAGCGAGATCATTCCGGAGGCCGAAAAACACAGCGGGCACGGGAACGGGGCGGCGGCCGTGGTTGCTGGCTTCCTGGTCATGATGCTGATGCAGAACGTGCTACAGTAG
- a CDS encoding histidine kinase gives MIADTAALAAVSAPLGALMEAVILIDGQDRIVYANPAACRITGYTMEQLIGADAYGSMPPEARAALQRAITQHEASQPPGTLMRGAFVMTRADGEDYEAEFTAVGLVLEANTYTVVIFRDVTETGHLARRVEALSEIASQVAIAEPLETTLDKLAKSVVRATGTVACAVVLLDHHGEFRMWGAYGFPCDADTAAGWAEAMRRGASMPYCDSVRNLRWMVYENARTALLNNPAYEPLYPVLRQLTWDTTISVPMVYRGRALGALMVFYPRGKNPGQAQIAFLTAVAGQAAVAVENSRLFTEAKEKAILEERQRIARELHDSVSQALYGIALGARTARTLLDRAPADAAQPLEYVLSLADAGLAEMRALIFELRPETLESEGLLGALARQIDSLRTRHGLDIRTEWSEEPEVPIEVKETVYRIAQEALNNIVKHAHARRVDLRIANGGDELVLEIGDDGVGFPLEEAPGHLGLRSMRERAVRLGGTLLVESTPDRGTRIRASIPRSNGSAGAYEFPLRP, from the coding sequence ATGATTGCGGATACGGCGGCGCTGGCCGCGGTCTCCGCCCCCCTGGGAGCCCTGATGGAGGCCGTCATCCTCATCGACGGGCAGGACCGGATCGTCTACGCGAACCCGGCAGCCTGCCGCATCACCGGGTACACCATGGAGCAGCTGATCGGCGCGGACGCCTACGGCTCGATGCCGCCGGAAGCGCGCGCCGCGCTGCAGCGGGCGATCACACAACACGAAGCGTCGCAGCCTCCGGGCACGCTCATGCGCGGCGCCTTCGTGATGACGCGGGCCGACGGCGAGGATTACGAGGCGGAGTTCACGGCGGTGGGGCTGGTGCTGGAGGCGAACACCTACACGGTCGTGATCTTCCGCGACGTGACCGAGACGGGCCACCTGGCCCGGAGGGTCGAGGCCCTGTCGGAGATCGCCTCGCAGGTGGCGATCGCGGAGCCGCTGGAGACCACGCTGGACAAGCTGGCAAAGAGCGTGGTGCGGGCGACCGGCACGGTGGCCTGCGCCGTCGTCCTGCTCGATCACCATGGGGAGTTTCGGATGTGGGGCGCCTATGGCTTCCCCTGCGACGCGGACACCGCGGCGGGCTGGGCGGAGGCGATGCGGCGTGGCGCGTCGATGCCCTACTGTGATTCGGTGCGGAACCTGCGCTGGATGGTCTATGAGAATGCGCGTACCGCGCTGCTCAACAATCCGGCCTACGAGCCCCTTTATCCCGTCCTGCGCCAGCTCACCTGGGACACGACCATCTCCGTGCCCATGGTCTATCGAGGCCGCGCGCTGGGCGCGCTGATGGTTTTCTATCCGCGCGGGAAGAACCCCGGCCAGGCGCAGATCGCCTTTTTGACGGCGGTAGCCGGTCAGGCTGCGGTCGCCGTGGAGAACTCCCGTCTCTTCACCGAGGCCAAGGAGAAGGCGATCCTCGAGGAGCGTCAGCGGATCGCCCGGGAACTGCACGACTCGGTGTCGCAGGCCCTGTACGGCATCGCCCTGGGCGCGCGGACCGCCCGCACGCTGCTGGACCGCGCTCCGGCGGACGCCGCCCAGCCTCTCGAGTACGTGCTCTCGCTGGCCGACGCCGGGCTGGCCGAGATGCGGGCGCTCATCTTCGAGCTGCGACCGGAGACCCTCGAGAGCGAGGGACTGCTGGGCGCCCTGGCCAGGCAGATCGACTCCCTGCGCACCCGCCACGGGCTGGACATCCGGACGGAGTGGAGCGAGGAGCCGGAGGTTCCCATCGAGGTCAAGGAGACCGTGTACCGCATCGCCCAGGAGGCGCTCAATAACATCGTCAAGCACGCCCACGCCCGTCGCGTCGACCTGCGCATCGCGAACGGCGGCGATGAGCTCGTCCTGGAGATCGGCGACGACGGGGTGGGCTTTCCCCTCGAGGAGGCGCCGGGCCACCTCGGTCTGCGCTCGATGCGCGAGCGCGCCGTCCGGCTGGGCGGCACGCTGCTCGTGGAGAGCACGCCCGATCGGGGGACGCGCATTCGAGCCTCCATCCCCCGGTCAAACGGCTCCGCGGGCGCGTACGAATTCCCCTTGCGTCCGTAG
- a CDS encoding response regulator transcription factor: MSIRILVADDHAVVREGLRMFLALDPEIEIIGEAADGAEALRLVGERRPDVVLMDLLMPVMDGIAATRAIRAAYPETAVVALTSVLEDASVVGAIRAGAIGYLLKTTDAEALREAIRAAAEDRVQLAPEAAARLVREVRAPDSPETLTDRETDVLRLVAEGKANKEIAQRLGIGEKTVKTHVSNILAKLGVQSRTQAALHAARIGMVAAPPRESAVR, from the coding sequence ATGTCGATCCGCATCCTGGTTGCCGACGATCACGCCGTGGTCCGCGAGGGGCTGCGCATGTTCCTGGCCCTGGACCCCGAGATCGAGATCATCGGCGAAGCGGCGGACGGCGCGGAGGCCCTCCGTCTGGTCGGTGAGCGCCGGCCGGACGTGGTGCTGATGGACCTCCTCATGCCGGTCATGGACGGCATCGCCGCCACGCGGGCCATCCGCGCCGCCTATCCCGAGACCGCGGTGGTGGCGCTGACCAGCGTGCTGGAGGACGCCTCCGTCGTCGGCGCCATCCGCGCCGGGGCGATCGGCTACCTGCTGAAGACCACCGACGCCGAGGCCCTGCGCGAGGCGATCCGGGCCGCCGCGGAGGACCGCGTCCAGCTGGCTCCGGAGGCCGCCGCCCGCCTGGTGCGCGAAGTGCGCGCGCCGGACAGCCCCGAAACGCTGACCGATCGCGAGACGGACGTCCTGCGACTCGTGGCGGAGGGGAAGGCGAACAAGGAGATCGCCCAGCGTCTGGGCATCGGGGAGAAGACCGTCAAGACCCACGTCAGCAACATCCTGGCCAAGCTGGGCGTGCAGAGCCGCACCCAGGCCGCCCTCCACGCCGCGCGGATCGGCATGGTCGCCGCGCCGCCCCGGGAGAGCGCCGTCCGATGA
- a CDS encoding response regulator transcription factor: MIRLLVVENQPAIRRGLQMWLGLAPDLTVLDRAGDGLAALWHAAVNRPDVILVHLESVDLNTRLIAAMRRAAPESRVVVLSLHDDAPTRRRVLGAGAAAFVSMHEVTERLLQAIRQAAARPPAEPEHEQRSADLNPAPCRGEPQTL; this comes from the coding sequence ATGATCCGACTCCTGGTGGTGGAGAATCAGCCCGCCATCCGACGGGGGCTGCAGATGTGGCTGGGCCTGGCCCCGGACCTGACGGTGCTGGACCGGGCCGGGGACGGTCTGGCCGCCCTGTGGCACGCCGCCGTGAATCGACCGGACGTCATCCTGGTGCACCTGGAATCCGTGGACCTCAACACCCGGCTGATCGCGGCGATGCGCCGGGCGGCACCGGAGAGCCGCGTGGTGGTGCTGAGCCTCCACGACGACGCGCCCACGCGACGACGGGTGCTGGGCGCGGGGGCCGCCGCCTTCGTCTCCATGCACGAGGTCACGGAGCGGTTGCTGCAGGCCATCCGTCAGGCCGCAGCCCGCCCGCCGGCGGAGCCGGAGCACGAACAGAGATCGGCCGACCTGAACCCCGCGCCATGCCGGGGAGAGCCGCAGACCCTATAA
- the pruA gene encoding L-glutamate gamma-semialdehyde dehydrogenase — translation MALPEFRNEPFVDFSLDAHRSAMLTALTQVGSELGREFPLVIGGRRIAAPDKFRSMNPSRKDEVVAVCQKATPDHVQQAVAAAEEAFSRWSRVPAEERAAILLRAADRLRRRKFWAAAWQVYEVAKNWGEADADVAETIDHLEFFAREALRYAQGQRTAPHPQEFSEYAYLPLGVVAVIPPWNFPLAIPVGMASAAIAAGNTVVMKPSSDSPANAYVFLEVMEEAGLPPGVLNIITGSGASVGDPLVLHPRVRMVAFTGSKEVGIRLYEQTAKVSPGQIWLKRCIAEMGGKNAVIIDDEADLEEAVAAAVVSGYGFQGQKCSAGSRLVATAGVYKDVVEAFVEKVRALEQGPAKENYPSGPVINERAKQTILDYIRIGKSEGRLAAGGEPGDPSGHYIQPTVFVDVDPRARIAQEEIFGPVVAVIRAKDFDDALAIANGTEYGLTGAVFSRNPEKLARARREFFCGNLYLNRKCTGALVGVHPFGGFNMSGTDAKVGGPDYLLYFLQPKVVSIKHH, via the coding sequence ATGGCCCTGCCCGAGTTCCGCAACGAGCCCTTCGTCGATTTCTCGCTGGACGCCCACCGCTCGGCGATGCTCACGGCGCTGACCCAGGTCGGGAGCGAGCTGGGGAGAGAGTTCCCCCTCGTCATCGGCGGCCGACGGATTGCGGCCCCGGACAAGTTCCGGTCGATGAACCCGTCCCGCAAAGACGAGGTCGTGGCCGTCTGTCAGAAGGCCACGCCCGACCACGTCCAGCAGGCCGTGGCCGCGGCGGAGGAGGCCTTCAGCCGCTGGTCGCGGGTGCCGGCGGAGGAGCGCGCCGCGATCCTGCTGCGGGCCGCGGACCGGCTGCGCCGGCGCAAATTCTGGGCCGCCGCCTGGCAGGTCTACGAGGTGGCCAAGAACTGGGGCGAGGCCGACGCCGACGTGGCGGAGACCATCGACCACCTGGAGTTCTTCGCCCGCGAGGCCCTTCGCTATGCGCAGGGCCAGCGGACGGCGCCCCATCCCCAGGAGTTCAGCGAGTACGCCTACCTGCCCCTGGGCGTGGTCGCGGTCATCCCGCCGTGGAACTTCCCGCTGGCCATTCCCGTGGGGATGGCCTCCGCGGCCATCGCCGCCGGCAACACGGTGGTGATGAAGCCCTCCTCGGACTCGCCGGCCAACGCCTACGTCTTCCTCGAGGTCATGGAGGAGGCGGGGTTGCCCCCGGGAGTGCTGAACATCATCACCGGCTCGGGCGCCAGCGTCGGCGACCCGCTGGTGCTGCATCCGCGGGTGCGCATGGTGGCCTTCACCGGGAGCAAAGAGGTGGGCATCCGGCTCTACGAGCAGACGGCGAAGGTCTCTCCCGGACAGATCTGGCTGAAGCGCTGCATCGCGGAGATGGGCGGCAAGAACGCGGTGATCATCGACGACGAAGCCGACCTGGAGGAGGCGGTGGCCGCAGCCGTGGTCTCGGGCTACGGCTTCCAGGGCCAGAAGTGCTCGGCCGGCTCACGTCTGGTGGCCACCGCCGGGGTCTACAAAGACGTGGTCGAGGCCTTCGTGGAGAAGGTGCGGGCCCTGGAGCAGGGGCCGGCCAAGGAGAATTACCCCTCCGGGCCGGTGATCAACGAGCGGGCGAAGCAGACGATCCTGGACTACATCCGGATCGGGAAGTCCGAAGGCCGGCTGGCCGCCGGCGGGGAGCCGGGCGATCCCTCGGGCCACTACATCCAGCCCACGGTGTTCGTCGACGTGGATCCCCGGGCCCGCATCGCGCAGGAGGAGATCTTCGGTCCGGTGGTCGCCGTGATCAGGGCCAAGGACTTCGACGACGCCCTGGCCATCGCCAACGGGACGGAGTACGGGTTGACCGGCGCGGTGTTCTCCCGCAATCCGGAGAAGCTGGCCCGGGCCCGCCGCGAGTTCTTCTGCGGCAACCTCTACCTCAACCGCAAGTGCACGGGCGCCCTGGTCGGCGTGCACCCCTTCGGGGGGTTCAACATGAGCGGGACCGACGCCAAAGTGGGCGGGCCCGACTACCTGCTGTACTTCCTGCAGCCCAAGGTGGTGTCGATCAAGCACCACTAG
- a CDS encoding QueT transporter family protein — MGRLRPGPTIAEVGVVAALYAVLTVVLQPASYGPLQFRLAEVLKPMVIWEPHLIAAFVLGNFLGNLASPYAGPWELIFMPTANLVGAWGCYALGRRWPYAGAAFYALTIAASVGFMLSVVLHLPFLVLRPPYGTFPPLLVAEGVLIIGGVPIIRAVLRAVEPTRRRWRAHPES; from the coding sequence ATGGGACGCCTCAGGCCGGGCCCGACCATAGCCGAGGTCGGCGTCGTCGCGGCCCTCTATGCCGTCCTCACCGTCGTCCTCCAGCCCGCCAGCTACGGCCCCCTGCAGTTCCGCCTGGCCGAGGTGCTGAAGCCGATGGTCATCTGGGAGCCCCACCTCATTGCCGCCTTTGTCCTGGGCAACTTCCTGGGGAATCTGGCCAGCCCCTATGCGGGCCCGTGGGAGCTCATCTTCATGCCGACGGCCAACCTGGTCGGGGCCTGGGGGTGCTACGCCCTGGGCCGGCGCTGGCCTTACGCCGGGGCCGCCTTCTACGCGCTGACCATCGCCGCATCCGTGGGATTCATGCTGTCCGTCGTGCTCCACCTGCCCTTCCTGGTGCTCCGGCCCCCGTACGGAACGTTCCCGCCGCTGCTGGTGGCCGAGGGGGTCCTCATCATCGGCGGCGTCCCCATCATCCGCGCCGTCTTGCGCGCGGTGGAACCCACCCGCCGCCGCTGGCGGGCCCATCCCGAGAGCTGA
- the queF gene encoding preQ(1) synthase has translation MAVQGYEAIDASVLETFPYEYPGRDVAVDIDTDEFTAVCPWSGLPDFGRVLIRYLPGKKILELRSLKYYLLSFRNVGIYQEHAVNRILEDLVRVVEPQWMEVTLDYRIRGGIHTVCKVSWDASGRARP, from the coding sequence CTGGCGGTGCAGGGATACGAGGCCATCGACGCCTCGGTGCTGGAGACCTTTCCCTACGAGTACCCGGGCCGGGACGTGGCGGTGGACATCGACACCGACGAGTTCACGGCCGTCTGCCCCTGGTCGGGGCTGCCCGACTTCGGCCGCGTCCTGATCCGCTACCTCCCGGGGAAGAAGATCCTGGAGTTGCGCTCGCTCAAGTACTACCTCCTCTCCTTCCGCAACGTCGGGATCTACCAGGAGCACGCGGTCAACCGTATCCTGGAGGACCTCGTGCGGGTCGTCGAGCCGCAGTGGATGGAGGTCACCCTCGACTACAGGATCCGCGGCGGGATCCACACCGTGTGCAAGGTCTCATGGGACGCCTCAGGCCGGGCCCGACCATAG
- a CDS encoding GntR family transcriptional regulator, with translation MGGGARGPATAPETPLGPPLVRETVGTAVYRRLREAVLTGRIPPGSRINEVELASAWQVSRTPIRDALRRLEAEGLVAAIPGRGMMVPLLRREDVEDLYALAEVVEGLAARRAAERATPAFLAQLNALIKTYGAALKQEDLAQVVAADDAIHTAVAQMAQNRPLEETIRTLRLRLRPVYAASFQLRGRAGKTFREMAKLVAAVRARDAARAEASMREHLASLGGDVAAAFDELHPPPA, from the coding sequence ATGGGCGGCGGCGCACGCGGTCCGGCGACCGCCCCCGAGACGCCGCTGGGCCCCCCGCTGGTGCGCGAGACCGTCGGCACCGCGGTCTACCGCCGGCTGCGGGAGGCGGTGCTGACCGGCCGCATCCCTCCGGGGTCCCGGATCAACGAAGTTGAACTCGCCTCCGCCTGGCAGGTGAGCCGGACCCCGATCCGCGACGCGCTCCGCCGTCTGGAAGCGGAGGGGCTGGTGGCCGCCATCCCCGGCCGGGGGATGATGGTACCGCTTTTGCGCCGCGAGGATGTGGAAGACCTCTACGCGTTGGCGGAGGTGGTGGAGGGCCTGGCGGCGCGGCGGGCCGCCGAACGCGCCACGCCGGCGTTTCTGGCGCAGTTGAACGCCCTGATCAAGACCTACGGGGCGGCGCTGAAGCAGGAGGATCTGGCCCAGGTGGTGGCCGCGGACGACGCCATCCACACGGCCGTGGCGCAGATGGCGCAGAACCGGCCCCTTGAAGAGACGATCCGCACCCTGCGGCTGCGCCTGCGGCCGGTATACGCGGCAAGCTTCCAGCTGCGGGGGAGGGCCGGCAAGACCTTCCGGGAAATGGCCAAACTCGTCGCCGCGGTGCGCGCCCGCGACGCCGCCCGCGCCGAGGCCAGCATGCGGGAGCACCTGGCCAGCCTGGGCGGGGATGTGGCCGCCGCCTTCGACGAGCTCCACCCGCCGCCGGCGTAG
- a CDS encoding 4Fe-4S binding protein, whose protein sequence is MTYIIAEPCIGVKDRACVEVCPVDCIYEYVEDVGAFVVPDPSTGAGPDKQVIPRGEATHVPPETGITKEQLKAQLFIHPEECIDCGACESVCPVTAIFPEGSVPEQWQAYIPLQYAAFGIKK, encoded by the coding sequence GTGACCTACATCATCGCCGAGCCCTGCATCGGGGTCAAGGACCGGGCCTGCGTGGAGGTCTGCCCCGTCGACTGCATCTACGAGTATGTCGAGGATGTGGGGGCCTTTGTCGTCCCGGATCCGTCGACCGGGGCGGGCCCGGACAAGCAGGTCATTCCGCGGGGAGAAGCCACACACGTCCCGCCGGAGACGGGCATCACCAAGGAACAGCTCAAGGCCCAGTTGTTCATCCACCCGGAGGAGTGCATCGACTGCGGCGCCTGCGAGTCGGTCTGTCCGGTCACGGCGATCTTCCCCGAGGGCAGCGTGCCCGAGCAATGGCAGGCCTACATTCCGCTCCAGTACGCGGCGTTCGGGATCAAGAAGTAG
- a CDS encoding tripartite tricarboxylate transporter substrate binding protein, translated as MRRAWRVLPAMVLVAGLAAVGGAAPAFPDRPVEIIAPAGVGGGWDTLSRLTARTLAEEKLVTQPITVTNMPGGSGAVAIAHVVTRRKGDAYTLVAFSPALTLTIVNRNTPYSYKDVVPITALSTDYGVLVVRKDSAINNLRTLLEVLKRDPGAGVVAGGSAPGSMDHIIFAKAARAGGVDPLKVRYIPFQGGGEAMAALLGGSATVLSTGASEVIGQLQAGAVRVLAIFSEQRLGGAFRNVPTAAEQGYNVTFPIWRGFYGPPEMPASAVKFWEETLVKMTKTKSWEKVLNDTQWFSFVVSGDRFRRFLEEDTKSFETLLRDLGFVK; from the coding sequence ATGCGCAGGGCATGGAGAGTGTTGCCGGCGATGGTGCTGGTGGCCGGGCTGGCCGCCGTGGGCGGCGCGGCGCCGGCCTTTCCCGACCGGCCGGTCGAGATCATCGCGCCTGCCGGCGTCGGGGGCGGCTGGGACACCCTGTCCCGCCTGACGGCCAGGACGCTGGCCGAGGAGAAGCTCGTCACGCAGCCCATCACCGTGACCAATATGCCGGGCGGTTCCGGCGCCGTAGCCATCGCCCACGTCGTGACCCGGCGGAAGGGAGACGCCTACACGCTCGTCGCCTTCTCCCCCGCGCTGACCCTGACGATCGTCAACCGCAACACCCCCTACTCCTACAAGGACGTCGTTCCGATCACCGCCCTGAGCACCGACTATGGCGTCCTGGTCGTGCGCAAGGACTCCGCAATCAACAACCTGCGCACGCTCCTGGAGGTCCTGAAGCGGGATCCCGGCGCCGGGGTCGTGGCCGGCGGGAGTGCCCCGGGCAGCATGGACCACATCATCTTCGCCAAGGCCGCCCGGGCAGGCGGGGTCGATCCGCTGAAGGTCCGCTACATTCCCTTCCAGGGGGGCGGCGAGGCTATGGCCGCGCTCCTGGGCGGCAGCGCCACGGTCCTCTCCACCGGGGCCTCCGAGGTCATCGGCCAGCTCCAGGCCGGCGCGGTGCGGGTGCTGGCGATTTTCTCGGAGCAGCGTCTGGGCGGCGCGTTCCGGAACGTGCCGACCGCCGCGGAGCAGGGGTACAACGTGACCTTCCCCATCTGGCGGGGCTTCTACGGGCCGCCGGAGATGCCGGCCAGCGCCGTCAAGTTCTGGGAAGAGACGTTGGTGAAGATGACGAAGACGAAGAGCTGGGAGAAAGTGCTCAACGACACCCAGTGGTTCTCGTTCGTCGTCAGCGGCGACCGCTTCCGCCGCTTCCTGGAAGAGGATACGAAGAGCTTCGAAACGCTCCTGCGGGACCTCGGGTTCGTCAAGTAG
- a CDS encoding tripartite tricarboxylate transporter TctB family protein, whose amino-acid sequence MAAERGPAARPLRQGGRSDRLAALIIFGISALYVRYALTFQPPRFRSEALGPATFPLMIGGLMLACSAWLFFQSFRPSDAHRPTWAGYLTAAALWGLLLGYVLLFDRLGFPLSTALFLAAALRLLEIRPWWKVTLYTVIFTAGLYYAFSALDVRLPPGEWLRR is encoded by the coding sequence ATGGCAGCTGAACGCGGGCCGGCCGCACGCCCCCTGAGACAGGGCGGGCGCAGCGACCGGCTCGCGGCCCTCATCATCTTCGGCATTTCCGCGCTGTACGTCCGATACGCCCTGACCTTCCAGCCGCCGCGCTTCCGCAGCGAAGCCCTCGGCCCGGCCACCTTTCCCTTGATGATCGGCGGACTCATGCTCGCCTGCAGCGCCTGGCTGTTCTTTCAGTCCTTTCGCCCGTCGGACGCACACCGGCCCACCTGGGCAGGATACCTCACCGCGGCGGCGCTGTGGGGCCTCCTGCTCGGGTACGTCCTGCTCTTCGACCGGCTGGGCTTTCCCCTGAGTACGGCCCTGTTCCTGGCCGCGGCCCTGCGCCTGTTGGAGATCCGTCCCTGGTGGAAGGTGACGCTGTATACGGTCATCTTCACCGCGGGACTGTACTACGCGTTCAGCGCGCTGGACGTGCGGCTCCCCCCCGGAGAGTGGCTCCGCCGGTGA